From a single Miscanthus floridulus cultivar M001 chromosome 8, ASM1932011v1, whole genome shotgun sequence genomic region:
- the LOC136471406 gene encoding abscisic acid receptor PYL9-like produces MGMEPHMESALRQGGLSEAEQRELEPVVRAHHTFPGRAPGTCTSLVTQRVDAPLAAVWPIVRGFATPQRYKHFIKSCDLRAGDGATVGSVREVTVVSGLPASTSTERLEILDDDRHILSFRVVGGDHRLRNYRSVTSVTEFHHGPDEPPAEGAGRPYCVVVESYVVDVPEGNTEEDTRMFTDTVVKLNLQKLTAIATSSSASNSSS; encoded by the coding sequence ATGGGCATGGAGCCTCACATGGAGAGCGCGCTGCGTCAGGGTGGCCTGTCGGAGGCGGAGCAGCGGGAGCTGGAGCCCGTGGTGCGGGCGCACCACACGTTCCCGGGGCGCGCGCCGGGGACGTGCACGTCGCTGGTGACGCAGCGCGTGGACGCGCCGCTGGCCGCCGTGTGGCCCATCGTGCGCGGCTTCGCCACCCCGCAGCGGTACAAGCACTTCATCAAGTCGTGCGACCtcagggccggcgacggcgccaccgTGGGCAGCGTCCGCGAGGTCACCGTCGTGTCGGGCCTCCCGGCGTCCACCAGCACCGAGCGCCTCGAGATCCTCGACGACGACCGCCACATCCTCAGCTTCCGCGTCGTCGGGGGAGACCACCGCCTCCGCAACTACCGCTCCGTCACCTCCGTCACCGAGTTCCACCACGGGCCGGATGAGCCGCCGGCGGAGGGAGCGGGACGACCGTACTGCGTCGTCGTCGAGTCATACGTCGTCGACGTCCCTGAGGGGAACACGGAGGAGGACACGCGCATGTTCACCGATACCGTCGTCAAGCTCAACCTCCAGAAGCTCACCGCCATCGCCACCTCGTCTTCGGCCTCCAATTCCTCCTCCTAG